From a single Fusarium fujikuroi IMI 58289 draft genome, chromosome FFUJ_chr03 genomic region:
- a CDS encoding related to 60S ribosomal protein L24, protein MRIETCYFCSRPAYPSKGITFVRNDARVFRFCRSKCHKNFKMKRNPRKLKWTKAFRKAAGKEMTVDSTLQFAARRNVPVRYDRDLMAKTLKAMERVSEIRQRRERVFYKKRMAGKRERELALARKLVAENEHLLPRMRGSEKKRLRDLGMTEEEIEEMEPDREKTKAFGGEKKRVAIALEVDEDEDEDEEDDSGMFDDEDDEDEDGDEDDEMDDIDMDAD, encoded by the exons ATGAG AATCGAAACCTGTTACTTTTGCAGTCGCCCTGCTTATCCCAGCAAGGGTATCACCTTTGTGCGAAACGATGCCAGAGTCTTTCGCTTCTGTCGAAGCAAATGCCACAAGAAC TTCAAGATGAAGCGTAACCCTCGCAAGCTGAAGTGGACAAAGGCTTTCCGCAAGGCCGCCGGCAAGGAGATGACTGTCGACTCAACACTGCAGTTCGCCGCCCGCCGCAACGTTCCCGTTCGCTACGACCGAGACCTCATGGCCAAGACCCTCAAGGCCATGGAGCGTGTGTCCGAGATCCGCCAACGCCGTGAGCGCGTCTTCTACAAGAAGCGCATGGCTGGTAAGCGTGAGCGTGAGCTCGCTCTCGCCCGCAAGCTGGTCGCTGAGAACGAGCATCTCCTGCCCCGCATGCGCGgcagcgagaagaagcgtcTGCGCGACTTGGGCAtgaccgaggaggagatcgaggagATGGAGCCCGACCgcgagaagaccaaggcctTTGgtggcgagaagaagagggtcgCCATTGcgcttgaggttgacgaggatgaggatgaggatgaagaggacgacaGCGGCATgttcgacgatgaggacgatgaggacgaggacggtgatgaggatgatgagatggacgaTATCGATATGGATGCCGATTGA
- a CDS encoding probable heat shock protein, with protein MASVMAIGAGAAVAAFLGRAGLVAWRRSRGGVGAMGKAFYKGGFEPKMTKKEATLILSLNERAVTKDKVRKAHRTLMLLNHPDRGGSPYLATKVNEAKEFLDKNS; from the exons ATGGCTTCTGTTATGGCTATAGGTGCCGGTGCTGCCGTCGCGGCCTTTTTG GGCCGGGCTGGACTTGTCGCATGGAGGCGATCTCGAGGCGGCGTTGGAGCCATGGGCAAGGCTTTCTACAAGGGTGGTTTTGAGCCCAAGatgaccaagaaggaggctaCTCTAATCCTGTCTCTCAA TGAGCGAGCTGTTACTAAGGACAAGGTCCGAAAGGCTCACCGAACTCTCATGCTTCTTAACCATCCCGATCGAGGCGGTAGCCCCTACCTTGCGACCAAAGTAAACGAGGCCAAGGAGTTCTTGGACAAGAACAGTTAA
- a CDS encoding related to ATP-dependent DNA helicase II, 80 kDa subunit (KU autoantigen protein P86): protein MAEKEATVFILDLGSTMAQIHSGRSESDLEYSMQYVWDKIIDIVAANRKTLCVGVLGLRTDETDNKLQDDDGYENIAVLQELGPMTMSSLRNLQSLVKPSNTWSGDAVSAIVLAVDMIDTFTKKLKWNRKIFLVTDGQGPTDADDLSDISKKMNDSNIQLTVLGVDFDDPEYGFKEEDKPSTKKENEQTLRSLVNDCQDGVFANITEAIDELDTPRIKAVKPYKTYDGPLTLGDPNTFPAALNINVERYFKTKLARPLTASTVVVKSEGAPDSEPTQVDADDMEGIEFSAVKQARSYKVNDPDAPGGKRDVEFDDLAKGYEYGRTAVHISESEYNITKIDTQKSFSIVGFIPCSKYEPFLNLGETCVTVARKFDAKSALALSSLVWALSELESYAIARIVTKDGKDPLLVVLAPGVEPDMECLYDIPLPFAEDIRSYQFPPLDKVITVTGQTLTTHRLLPTDELSDAMSDYVDAMDLSTYGLDDKGDQDEYVSIDESFNPTVHRVNHAVKSRALHPDKPVPDVPSILLRFSHPTEDLIETVQRKVDALVEAADVKKVPPKAKGKRGRETVKPISGLDVDALLGEEEKGDISPDNAVPEFKQMLAATEELSQIEEAARQMGAIISTFVTESFGDAKYQRALECLGVMREELINLEEPGLYNTFMQDMKKQLISGALGGDRRDFWFKVRWGRLGLIDKEQSEVSDVSQEDAHEFYKLK, encoded by the exons ATGGCTGAGAAGGAAGCGACCGTTTTCATATTGGACCTTGGGTCAACTATGGCCCAAATCCACAGTGGAAGATCAGAGTCTGATCTGGAATACAGTATGCAATACGTATGGGACAAAATCATAGACATCGTGGCAGCAAACAGGAAAACACTATGCGTTGGCGTATTGGGTCTGAGAACAGATGAGACTGACAACAAGCTCCAAGACGATGATGGGTATGAGAATATTGCAGTGTTGCAGGAGCTGGGACCGATGACAATGTCATCTTTGAGGAATCTTCAATCGCTTGTCAAGCCGAGCAATACATGGTCCGGAGATGCTGTTTCAGCCATCGTGTTGGCTGTTGATATGATTGACACATTcacaaagaagctcaagtgGAACAGAAAAATCTTCTTGGTCACGGACGGCCAGGGTCCAACGGATGCGGATGACTTGAGTGACATTTCTAAGAAGATGAATGATTCAAACATCCAGCTCACTGTCCT GGGAGTAGACTTTGATGACCCGGAATATGGCTTTAAGGAAGAGGATAAGCCGAGCACAAAG AAAGAGAATGAGCAAACCTTGAGATCGCTTGTCAATGACTGTCAAGATGGAGTCTTTGCGAACATTACAGAGGCCATCGACGAGTTAGATACCCCACGTATCAAGGCAGTGAAGCCTTACAAGACTTATGATGGTCCTCTTACCCTCGGAGACCCCAACACATTTCCTGCCGCGTTGAATATCAATGTGGAAAGATACTTCAAGACGAAGCTGGCGCGACCTTTGACTGCAAGCACAGTCGTAGTCAAGTCAGAAGGCGCACCGGATTCTGAACCCACGCAAGTTGATGCTGACGATATGGAGGGAATTGAGTTCTCTGCTGTGAAGCAAGCTCGTTCTTACAAAGTCAATGACCCAGATGCACCAGGAGGAAAACGAGAcgttgagtttgatgatcttgccaaGGGCTATGAATATGGTCGAACTGCAGTGCATATCAGCGAGTCGGAATACAATATCACCAAGATTGATACACAAAAGAGCTTCTCAATCGTTGGCTTCATTCCATGCTCAAAG TACGAGCCTTTCCTTAACCTTGGCGAGACTTGCGTGACAGTAGCTCGTAAGTTCGATGCCAAATCCGCTCTTGCCCTTTCGTCCCTTGTATGGGCCCTCTCGGAACTTGAGTCTTATGCAATCGCACGAATTGTGACCAAAGACGGCAAAGACccattgttggtggtgcTCGCACCCGGCGTGGAGCCAGACATGGAATGCTTGTATGATATTCCACTTCCATTTGCAGAGGATATCCGAAGTTACCAGTTTCCTCCTTTGGATAAGGTGATCACGGTTACTGGCCAGACCCTTACAACCCACCGGCTATTGCCCACAGACGAGCTGAGTGATGCGATGAGCGATTATGTCGATGCAATGGACCTGTCGACATACGGACTAGATGACAAGGG CGACCAGGATGAATACGTCTCCATTGACGAGAGTTTCAATCCTACGGTTCACAGGGTGAATCATGCCGTGAAATCACGAGCACTGCACCCAGACAAACCAGTTCCAGATGTTCCTTCCATCTTGTTGCGCTTTTCTCACCCAACTGAAGATCTGATTGAAACAGTTCAGAGGAAGGTGGATGCTCTTGTTGAAGCTGCAGATGTGAAGAAAG TTCCGCCTAAAGCCAAAGGAAAGCGTGGCCGAGAAACTGTCAAACCCATTTCTGGTCTTGATGTGGATGCTCTGCTgggcgaagaggagaagggtgACATTAGCCCTGATAATGCAGTACCCGAGTTCAAGCAGATGCTTGCTGCAACTGAGGAGCTTTCTCAAATCGAAGAGGCAGCAAGACAAATGGGCGCAATCATCTCTACGTTTGTCACGGAGAGCTTCGGCGATGCCAAATATCAACGTGCTCTGGAATGTCTTGGCGTCATGAGGGAGGAACTTATCAACCTCGAAGAACCAGGCCTATATAACACTTTCATGCAAgacatgaagaagcagctcatCTCAGGGGCACTTGGAGGCGACAGACGAGACTTCTGGTTTAAGGTCCGATGGGGTCGTCTTGGTCTCATTGACAAGGAGCAGTCGGAGGTGTCTGATGTATCCCAAGAAGATGCACACGAG TTCTACAAATTAAAGTAA
- a CDS encoding probable 4-nitrophenylphosphatase gives MASSPKYISGDAAAVSEFIDKFDVFLLDCDGVLWSGDHVYEGVPETIKYLRSKGKRTVFVTNNSTKSRDEYLKKLTNLGIPSEKDDVFGSSYSAAIYISRILKLPENKRKVFIIGEAGIEHELDSEGVPHIGGTDEAFRRDITNDDFKGIADGSLLDPEVGVVLCGLDYHVNYLKYAHAMHYIKRGAIFLATNVDSTLPMHHDFFLGAGSCHIPVVHATGKQPLALGKPSQAMMDAVEGKFQLDRSRTCMVGDRLNTDIKFGIEGRLGGTLHVLTGVNKKEDWEKADAIAVPSHYADKFSDLRLAEKQ, from the exons ATGGCATCGTCACCAAAGTACATCAGCggagatgctgctgctgttagCGAGTTCATCGACAAATTCGAC GTCTTCCTGCTTGATTGCGATG GTGTCCTATGGTCTGGCGATCATGTGTACGAGGGAGTCCCTGAGACCATCAAATATCTAAGATCAAAGG GGAAGAGAACCGTTTTCGTGACGAACAACTCAACAAAGTCTCGCGATGAATACCTGAAGAAACTCACCAATCTTGGTATCCCTAgtgagaaggatgatgtGTTCGGTTCAAGCTACTCTGCTGCGATCTACATCTCACGCATCTTGAAGCTACCCGAGAACAAGCGCAAGGTCTTCATTATCGGAGAGGCTGGGATTGAGCATGAGCTTGACTCTGAAGGTGTTCCTCATATTGGAGGCACAGATGAGGCGTTCCGACGAGATATCACAAATGACGACTTCAAGGGTATCGCTGATGGTTCGCTACTTGACCCCGAGGTCGGAGTAGTTCTCTGCGGTCTTGATTACCACGTGAACTACCTTAAGTATGCCCACGCCATGCACTACATCAAGCGAGGAGCTATCTTCCTTGCTACCAACGTTGATTCAACATTGCCGATGCACcacgacttcttcctcggagCTGGATCTTGTCACATCCCTGTTGTTCACGCCACAGGAAAGCAGCCCTTGGCTCTTGGTAAGCCTAGTCAAGCTATGATGGACGCTGTTGAGGGAAAGTTCCAGCTCGATCGTTCTCGAACTTGCATGGTCGGTGACCGACTTAACACTGATATCAAGTTTGGTATCGAGGGACGACTGGGTGGAACACTACATGTCCTGACTGGTGtgaacaagaaggaagactGGGAGAAGGCCGATGCCATTGCTGTGCCCTCTCATTATGCTGACAAGTTCAGTGATCTTAGACTGGCAGAGAAGCAATAG
- a CDS encoding related to DNA topoisomerase III produces MRVLCVAEKPSISKAVATHLSGGRIETNNTRNKYIKNYSFDFDFGRQLGNCSVTMTCVTGHLTNVDFTPAHKNWYQPPPESLFTAPIVTTISEDKKTIAQNLESQARYAQALVIWTDCDREGEHIGNEIVEAARKGKPGIQVLRARFSNVERAHVISAAKNLATLDERQVHAVSARIELDLRIGYAFTRFLTNNLRPLGGPLEKLTLSYGSCQFPTLGFVVDRYFRVKNFVPEPFWSIKLMHTRDGKKVDFFWLRNRLFDRMSTVILYERCLAAKTATVTKVQQKPTRKFKPLPLTTVELQKAATRLLHMSGQQAMTIAEGLYNKGFISYPRTETDRFDKGMNLRALVEKQTSDQRWGPFAQNLASGAFKQPREGRHDDKAHPPIHPITYASPSVLGRDEARLYEYVARRFLACCSDDAHGMATDVELEFGEERFNAHGVIVLERNYLDVFIYEKWNNTVELPKFTEGERFQPTEAMMTEGKTTAPGYLTEADLIALMDANGIGTDATMAEHIQKIQDREYVATISRSGQTSADDEDADTSTSTRGRGRGRGGRGARGGRGGSSSSGGRGGLKVFVPTQLGVALILGFDRMNFETSLGKPFLRKEMEIKMKAICEGRTNKEVVLRESLAQYKQVFEQSQQKLSVLRTACREFVFGS; encoded by the exons ATGAGAGTCCTTTGTGTGGCTGAGAAGCCCTCTATATCCAAAGCTGTGGCTACACATCTCTCTGGAGGCCGTATTGAAACG AACAATACAAGGAACAAGTACATCAAGAACTACTCATTCGATTTTGACTTTGGTCGTCAATTGGGCAATTGCTCTGTTACCATGACATGTGTCACTGGACACTTAACAAACGTCGACTTTACTCCAGCTCACAAAAACTGGTATCAACCACCTCCAGAGTCATTATTCACCGCCCCCATTGTCACAACTATCAGCGAA gacaagaagacaaTTGCCCAGAATTTAGAATCGCAAGCAAGATATGCCCAAGCTCTAGTAATCTGGACAGATTGTGATCGTGAAGGAGAACACATCGGCAATGAAATTGTCGAAGCCGCTCGAAAGGGTAAACCTGGTATCCAGGTTTTACGAGCAAGGTTCAGTAATGTCGAGCGAGC TCACGTTATCTCAGCAGCCAAGAACCTTGCGACTTTGGATGAGAGGCAGGTCCATGCTGTATCTGCAAGAATCGAGCTGGATCTTCGTATTGGTTATGCATTCACCCGTTTTCTCACAAACAACTTACGGCCTCTCGGAGGACCTCTGGAGAAGCTGACTCTGAGTTATG GGTCTTGCCAGTTTCCAACCCTTGGGTTTGTCGTGGATCGTTATTTTCGTGTGAAAAACTTCGTTCCTGAGCCGTTCTGGAGCATAAAACTCATGCACACCCGAGACGGTAAAAAGGTCGATTTCTTTTGGCTACGGAATAGGCTGTTCGATCGAATGTCCACAGTGATTCTCTATGAGAGATGCCTCGCAGCAAAAACAGCAACAGTGACCAAAGTTCAGCAGAAACCAACTCGAAAGTTCAAACCGTTGCCTCTGACAACAGTTGAATTACAAAAGGCTGCGACGAGGCTACTCCATATGAGCGGACAGCAGGCCATGACCATTGCTGAAGGTCTATATAACAAGGGGTTCATCAGTTACCCCCGAACGGAGACAGACCGGTTCGATAAAGGGATGAATCTCCGTGCTCTGGTTGAGAAGCAAACCAGCGATCAGAGATGGGGCCCGTTTGCACAAAATCTTGCCAGTGGTGCTTTTAAACAACCAAGGGAGGGAAGACATGACGATAAAGCACATCCTCCTATTCACCCTATCACATATGCTTCGCCTTCCGTCTTGGGTCGCGACGAGGCTCGCTTATATGAGTATGTTGCGCGCAGATTTCTTGCATGTTGCTCAGATGATGCCCACGGTATGGCAActgatgttgagcttgaattTGGAGAGGAGCGTTTCAATGCTCATGGGGTCATTGTGCTAGAGAGAAACTACCTTGACGTGTTCATTTACGAAAAATGGAATAATACAGTGGAACTTCCGAAGTTCACAGAAGGTGAGCGCTTTCAGCCAACGGAGGCTATGATGACAGAAGGGAAGACGACAGCACCTGGTTACCTGACAGAAGCCGATTTGATCGCTCTCATGGATGCCAATGGGATCGGCACAGATGCTACCATGGCCGAGCATATCCAGAAGATCCAGGACAGGGAATATGTCGCTACGATCAGCCGATCAGGTCAAACGTCggcagatgatgaggatgcggACACAAGTACGTCCACAAGAGGTCGTGGTCGTGGACGTGGCGGTCGAGGTGCCAGAGGTGGACGCGGtggttcatcatcatcaggtGGCCGAGGCGGCTTGAAAGTCTTCGTCCCTACGCAGCTTGGAGTGGCTCTAATCCTAGGCTTTGATCGAATGAACTTCGAAACCAGCCTTGGTAAGCCATTTCTCCGGAAGGAGATGGAAATCAAGATGAAGGCTATCTGCGAAGGTCGTACGAACAAGGAAGTCGTCTTACGGGAAAGCCTCGCTCAGTACAAGCAAGTATTCGAGCAGTCCCAACAGAAACTAAGTGTCCTACGAACG GCATGCCGCGAGTTTGTCTTTGGTTCGTGA
- a CDS encoding related to STB3 SIN3 protein-binding protein, with translation MATMAAAARDISQASLSRDNLTAPSDRQRSISPGLEASGAITGSLLAKYHLPEILLNHGPLAIRHIMGYLTTSVPGFSGIPPTKARRLVVGALEGRGGEGGGLDGEVEFEKVGWGRWDARKRGQPSRHRQGTPPSSYGAGIPIGNIGGRGQDRPRLSIASSNGDSVQYSHDDNDIYMMEHEADKMSMDGSGSASCSEAPDDDVVMNDDPEDATDDEDWATMGAAALRAESYPNQAAAQTDHGFRSSSAYTPGGLRSFSASSGMARPPQTLNIDFSALAGTSDAQEREAVEALLQLGSV, from the exons ATGGCTACCATGGCAGCGGCTGCTCGTGATATCTCCCAGGCCTCCTTGAGCCGAGACAACTTAACTGCT CCGTCGGATCGACAACGTTCGATCTCGCCTGGCCTCGAGGCTTCGGGCGCTATCACTGGCTCCCTCCTCGCCAAATACCACCTGCCAGAGATCCTGCTCAATCATGGTCCCTTGGCTATCAGACACATCATGGGATATCTGACCACTTCGGTACCCGGATTCTCTGGAATTCCCCCAACAAAGGCGCGGAGACTAGTCGTGGGAGCTTTGGAgggacgaggaggagaaggaggcggACTGGATGGAGAGGTGGAATTTGAAAAGGTGGGATGGGGCCGATGGGATGCTCGTAAGCGAGGACAGCCTTCTCGACACCGACAAGGAACTCCTCCCTCATCCTACGGCGCCGGCATCCCCATCGGCAACATCGGCGGTAGGGGTCAGGACCGGCCCAGACTTAGCATTGCATCAAGCAACGGGGACTCGGTGCAGTATTCTCATGATGATAACGACATTTACATGATGGAGCATGAGGCCGACAAGATGTCCATGGATGGATCTGGATCCGCTTCGTGCTCCGAGGCTccggatgatgatgtcgttATGAACGATGATCCTGAGGATGCGACGGATGACGAGGATTGGGCTACCATGGGggctgctgctcttcgagCCGAGTCTTATCCTAACCAGGCGGCAGCTCAGACGGACCATGGCTTCCGATCCTCTTCTGCATATACACCAGGTGGACTTCGTTCGTTCTCCGCCAGCTCCGGCATGGCTCGCCCACCTCAAACACTCAACATCGACTTCTCGGCGTTGGCGGGCACCTCTGACGCACAGGAGCGGGAGGCCGTCGAGGCCCTCCTGCAGCTCGGTTCTGTATAA